A region of Sulfuricella denitrificans skB26 DNA encodes the following proteins:
- the senB gene encoding selenoneine biosynthesis selenosugar synthase SenB, whose product MKIVIVTPAASRVRNGNRNTAQRWATFLRQLGHRVCVQVEWDGSGVDLMLALHARRSHASIKRFAECWPELPLIVALTGTDLYRDIRNDCSAQESMQLATHLVVLQEMGLNELAPALREKTHVIYQSARPVKSVQPFKRCFEACVIGNLREEKDPFRSALAAALLPENSEVHITHMGRALNDDMARQAQVLMEKNPRYHWLGELPHWKVRNRLARCRLMVITSIMEGGANVVSEALAVGVPVIASDISGNIGMLGADYAGFYPCGNERALASLLLHAETSPKFYDLLKAQCAKRKPLVEPGQELAGLEQLIATASATSSLPDGPIPAPRAGKAA is encoded by the coding sequence ATGAAAATCGTCATCGTAACACCAGCCGCCAGCCGCGTCAGGAATGGCAACCGCAACACGGCACAGCGCTGGGCCACCTTCTTGCGTCAACTGGGGCATCGCGTCTGCGTGCAGGTCGAGTGGGATGGCAGCGGCGTTGACCTGATGCTGGCACTGCATGCACGACGCAGCCATGCTTCGATCAAGCGTTTTGCCGAATGCTGGCCGGAATTGCCGCTAATCGTGGCCCTGACCGGCACCGACTTGTATCGCGACATCAGGAACGACTGCAGTGCGCAGGAGTCCATGCAACTGGCCACGCACCTGGTTGTGCTGCAGGAAATGGGGCTCAACGAGCTTGCCCCGGCATTGCGGGAAAAAACCCACGTCATTTATCAATCCGCTCGCCCTGTCAAATCGGTGCAGCCGTTCAAAAGATGCTTCGAAGCCTGTGTCATCGGCAACTTGCGCGAAGAAAAAGACCCTTTCCGCAGTGCGCTCGCAGCCGCCCTATTGCCGGAGAATTCTGAAGTTCATATTACCCATATGGGACGCGCCCTGAATGACGACATGGCGCGGCAGGCGCAGGTCCTGATGGAGAAAAATCCGCGTTACCACTGGTTGGGTGAACTGCCCCATTGGAAGGTAAGAAACAGGCTGGCCCGCTGCCGGCTGATGGTGATCACCTCCATCATGGAAGGCGGTGCAAATGTTGTATCAGAGGCGCTGGCGGTCGGTGTGCCGGTAATCGCCTCGGACATATCAGGCAATATCGGCATGCTCGGTGCCGACTATGCCGGCTTTTACCCTTGCGGAAATGAACGAGCCTTGGCCAGCCTGTTACTGCATGCGGAAACATCGCCGAAATTTTATGACCTGCTCAAGGCTCAGTGCGCCAAGCGAAAACCTCTGGTTGAACCCGGTCAAGAACTTGCCGGACTGGAACAGCTTATCGCGACCGCATCGGCTACTTCTTCTTTGCCAGATGGGCCAATCCCTGCGCCGCGCGCAGGCAAAGCTGCTTGA
- a CDS encoding TrmH family RNA methyltransferase produces MKTITSRENPLLKSARKLAASSKERKKAGKTLLDGIHLVTAYHQAGGVPEAILVSVSAQDHPEIRDFIHNQPPENLIVLSDELFREISTVDTPTGIVALIRIPQPVDGKVNCCVLLEDIQDPGNLGSILRSAAAAGIGQIYLSTGCVDAWSPKVLRAGMGAHFHLSIHESSDLVAVARNFQGQVVATTLGTEKTLFSLDLSGQTAFVIGNEGAGVSESLLEAADSRVMIPMPGAAESLNAAAAAAICFFERVRQIG; encoded by the coding sequence ATGAAAACGATCACTTCAAGAGAAAATCCATTGCTTAAAAGCGCCAGAAAACTTGCCGCTTCGTCGAAAGAGCGCAAGAAAGCAGGCAAAACCCTGCTGGATGGCATCCATCTGGTCACCGCCTATCATCAGGCGGGCGGAGTGCCCGAGGCGATCCTGGTTTCTGTCTCAGCACAGGATCATCCGGAAATACGGGATTTTATCCATAATCAGCCGCCGGAAAATTTGATCGTCCTGAGCGATGAATTGTTTCGGGAAATCTCGACCGTGGACACGCCGACAGGGATAGTTGCGTTGATCCGGATTCCGCAGCCAGTCGATGGGAAGGTCAATTGCTGTGTGCTGCTTGAAGATATTCAGGATCCCGGCAATCTGGGTTCTATCCTGCGATCCGCTGCTGCTGCCGGAATCGGGCAGATTTATTTGTCGACGGGGTGTGTCGATGCCTGGTCTCCCAAGGTACTCAGAGCCGGCATGGGTGCTCATTTTCATTTGTCTATTCATGAAAGCAGTGATTTGGTGGCCGTTGCGCGAAATTTTCAGGGGCAAGTAGTTGCAACGACCTTAGGCACTGAAAAGACACTGTTTAGCCTTGATTTGAGCGGCCAGACGGCATTTGTTATCGGCAATGAAGGGGCGGGGGTTTCGGAAAGCTTGCTCGAAGCTGCCGACAGCAGGGTCATGATCCCCATGCCGGGGGCGGCCGAGTCGTTGAATGCCGCAGCCGCGGCGGCTATCTGTTTTTTTGAGCGGGTTCGCCAGATCGGTTAA
- the ftsB gene encoding cell division protein FtsB: MRWLTLIFVVLIAALQYPLWLGKGSWLRVWEVDRESTQQKEVNLKLRARNASLDAEVRDLKQGYDAIEERARSELGMIKRDEIFFQVLEESKPAARAQPEVEKKASPQVESAKP, translated from the coding sequence ATGCGCTGGCTGACCCTGATCTTCGTCGTGCTGATTGCCGCGCTTCAATATCCCTTGTGGTTGGGGAAGGGTAGTTGGCTGCGGGTATGGGAGGTCGACCGCGAATCCACGCAACAGAAGGAAGTCAACCTGAAACTGAGAGCGCGCAATGCCTCTCTCGATGCTGAAGTGCGCGACCTCAAGCAGGGTTACGACGCCATCGAGGAGCGCGCCCGCAGCGAACTGGGCATGATCAAGCGCGATGAGATTTTTTTTCAGGTGCTGGAAGAATCTAAGCCGGCGGCACGTGCACAGCCTGAGGTGGAGAAGAAAGCCTCGCCCCAGGTGGAGTCGGCCAAGCCCTAG
- a CDS encoding CTP synthase: MTKFVFITGGVVSSLGKGIAAASLAAILETRGIKVTLLKLDPYINVDPGTMSPFQHGEVFVTEDGAETDLDLGHYERFSQAKMRKSNNFTTGQIYESVIKKERRGDYLGGTVQVIPHITDEIKNFVRLGAGDAEVAIIEIGGTVGDIESLPFLEAIRQMGVQLGRNNTCYVHLTLVPYIASAGEIKTKPTQHSVKELRSIGIQPDVLLCRADRQLPDDERRKIALFTNVEEKAVISAVDADSIYKIPGLLHQQGLDEIVCKKLELTPPPANLSKWESLVFALEHPQHSVNIALVGKYVDLTESYKSLSESLIHAGIHTLSKIKIHYIDSESLETDGTGALEGMDAILVPGGFGKRGVEGKITAIRYAREKRVPYLGICLGMQLAVIEYARDKAGMVGAHSTEFEPDTPFPIVALISEWRARDGNIEMRDANSDLGGTMRLGGQECQLQPDSLARKIYGAERIIERHRHRYEVNNSLLPKLEQAGMRVSGRSIGGEDLCEMIELPDHPWFVACQFHPEFTSTPRDGHPLFKSYVEAAVRQHELNALSGTQKEVK, encoded by the coding sequence ATGACCAAATTCGTTTTCATCACAGGCGGGGTCGTTTCCTCACTTGGAAAAGGCATCGCAGCCGCCTCTCTTGCCGCGATTCTCGAAACCCGCGGCATCAAGGTTACCCTACTCAAGCTTGACCCCTATATCAACGTCGATCCGGGCACCATGAGTCCGTTTCAGCACGGCGAGGTATTCGTCACCGAGGACGGTGCCGAAACCGATCTCGATCTGGGTCACTACGAGCGCTTCTCCCAGGCGAAGATGAGGAAGAGCAACAACTTCACTACCGGCCAGATTTATGAAAGCGTGATCAAGAAAGAGCGTCGCGGCGATTATCTGGGCGGGACGGTGCAGGTGATTCCTCATATCACCGACGAAATCAAGAATTTCGTCCGTCTCGGGGCGGGTGATGCGGAAGTCGCAATTATCGAAATCGGCGGCACGGTTGGCGACATCGAGTCTCTGCCCTTCCTCGAAGCCATCCGTCAGATGGGCGTACAACTGGGGCGGAACAACACCTGCTACGTTCACCTCACGCTGGTGCCATACATCGCCTCGGCAGGGGAAATCAAGACCAAGCCGACCCAGCATTCGGTGAAGGAGCTACGCTCAATCGGTATCCAGCCCGACGTGCTGCTGTGCCGTGCCGACAGGCAACTGCCGGACGATGAACGGCGCAAGATCGCCCTGTTTACTAATGTTGAAGAAAAGGCGGTTATTTCCGCTGTAGATGCGGATAGCATCTATAAAATTCCCGGTCTGCTCCATCAGCAGGGACTGGACGAGATTGTCTGCAAGAAGCTTGAATTGACCCCGCCGCCGGCAAACCTGAGCAAATGGGAAAGCCTGGTGTTTGCCCTGGAACACCCGCAACACAGCGTGAACATCGCCCTGGTCGGCAAGTACGTGGATCTGACTGAGTCCTACAAGTCCCTGTCGGAATCGCTGATCCACGCTGGCATACACACCCTGAGCAAGATCAAGATTCATTACATTGATTCCGAGTCGCTGGAAACCGACGGCACCGGGGCACTGGAAGGCATGGACGCCATCCTGGTTCCAGGCGGCTTCGGCAAGCGCGGCGTGGAAGGCAAGATTACGGCGATCCGCTATGCCAGAGAAAAGCGTGTGCCTTACCTGGGCATATGCCTCGGCATGCAGTTGGCGGTGATCGAATACGCCCGTGACAAGGCCGGCATGGTTGGCGCGCACAGCACCGAGTTCGAGCCAGATACCCCGTTCCCGATAGTTGCGCTGATCAGCGAATGGCGCGCACGCGACGGCAATATCGAAATGCGCGATGCCAATTCCGATCTGGGAGGAACCATGCGTCTGGGTGGCCAGGAATGTCAGCTTCAGCCTGATTCCCTGGCGCGAAAAATTTATGGCGCCGAACGGATTATCGAGAGGCATCGCCATCGCTATGAGGTTAACAACAGCTTGCTGCCCAAGTTGGAGCAGGCAGGCATGCGGGTCAGCGGCCGGTCGATTGGCGGAGAAGACCTGTGCGAAATGATCGAACTGCCCGACCATCCCTGGTTCGTCGCCTGCCAGTTCCATCCTGAATTCACTTCCACGCCGCGAGATGGTCATCCGCTGTTCAAGTCCTACGTGGAAGCGGCGGTACGGCAGCATGAACTGAATGCCCTGAGCGGCACACAGAAGGAAGTAAAATGA
- the feoB gene encoding ferrous iron transport protein B, whose translation MTTVNLETLKVGEFATIAAVHTDRALSYRLAALGFRIGKRIEVIRHGRFSGPLHVRIGATDIMLRKKRSAENRGSNASLMKRVALVGMPNTGKSTFFNRATGASARVGNWPGITVDLLGAKLLLAGEMVELVDLPGIYDLHGFSDDEQVVRHFLENNPVDLVVIILNATQIERQLSLALQLKQLCLPAVLLLNMVDEAKKFGITIDAKKMSSSLDMPVVMLSAKYGNGYQDAHQIITQAIQNSAPIPPEKLQLLLAADDQIETDMETVLKQTVQVPVQMSDNLTTQLDRLMLHPWLGLPLFFLIMYLLFQAIFLLGKPLQDGVAWLLEAFKQGALEPLLAGLPAALHGLLIEGIYNGVGTVATFVPIIVLFFLFMALVEDSGYLSRAAFLMDALMAKLGLDGRSFVMMLLGFGCNVPALMGTRVMRSRSLRLLTMLVIPFSLCSARLQVFVFITAAIFSPKAAPLVLFSLYLFSFAAAFITALLFKNRFQNNEPFILELPPYRFPTLRQMVLRGWHEVRHFLNRASKFIIAGVVLVWLLTHFPQNVAPGSLDTWAGMIGQFMEPVLAPIGIDQHLAIALIFGFVAKEIVVGSLAVIYGLEGSALTGMMAQQLDWVQAYSFMLFTLIYTPCLSTIATIRSESKSMPYTLFAVGFPLGLAWLLSFAFYQTARALGY comes from the coding sequence ATGACTACCGTTAATCTGGAAACTCTCAAAGTCGGCGAATTTGCCACTATCGCGGCAGTGCACACTGATCGCGCGCTTTCTTATCGTCTTGCGGCACTGGGCTTCCGCATCGGAAAACGTATCGAAGTCATCCGCCATGGTCGTTTTTCCGGCCCACTGCACGTCCGCATCGGCGCTACCGACATCATGCTGCGCAAAAAAAGAAGCGCAGAAAATAGAGGTTCAAACGCTAGTCTGATGAAACGCGTCGCCTTGGTGGGCATGCCAAACACCGGCAAATCCACGTTCTTCAACCGTGCCACAGGCGCTTCGGCCCGGGTCGGCAACTGGCCGGGTATCACTGTCGATCTGCTCGGCGCCAAGTTGCTGCTCGCCGGCGAGATGGTCGAGCTGGTTGACCTGCCCGGCATCTACGACTTGCACGGCTTCTCCGACGACGAACAGGTAGTTCGCCATTTCCTGGAAAACAATCCAGTCGATCTGGTCGTCATCATCCTCAACGCCACTCAGATCGAGCGCCAGCTCAGTCTTGCCCTGCAACTCAAGCAGTTGTGCCTACCTGCCGTGTTGCTGCTGAACATGGTCGACGAAGCCAAAAAATTTGGCATCACCATCGATGCCAAAAAAATGTCGAGCTCACTGGACATGCCAGTTGTCATGCTTAGTGCCAAATATGGCAACGGCTATCAGGACGCGCACCAGATCATTACCCAGGCCATTCAAAACAGTGCGCCGATCCCGCCCGAAAAACTGCAACTCCTGCTGGCGGCTGATGACCAGATCGAAACTGACATGGAGACCGTGCTCAAGCAAACCGTCCAGGTGCCGGTTCAGATGTCGGATAATCTGACCACCCAGCTTGATCGCCTCATGCTTCACCCCTGGCTCGGGTTGCCGCTCTTCTTTTTGATCATGTATCTGCTGTTCCAGGCCATCTTCCTGCTCGGAAAACCTTTGCAGGATGGCGTCGCGTGGCTGCTAGAAGCTTTCAAACAGGGTGCGCTGGAGCCTTTGCTGGCGGGGTTGCCAGCGGCACTGCATGGCCTGCTGATTGAGGGCATCTACAATGGCGTGGGCACCGTCGCCACTTTCGTCCCCATTATCGTTCTGTTCTTCCTGTTCATGGCGCTGGTTGAGGATAGCGGCTACCTGTCGCGCGCCGCGTTCCTGATGGACGCGCTGATGGCCAAGCTGGGACTGGATGGGCGCAGCTTCGTCATGATGCTGCTCGGTTTCGGCTGCAACGTTCCCGCGCTGATGGGCACACGGGTCATGCGCTCGCGCAGCCTGCGCCTGCTGACCATGCTGGTAATCCCGTTTTCGCTGTGTTCGGCGCGGCTACAGGTCTTCGTTTTCATCACTGCGGCGATTTTTTCGCCCAAGGCAGCGCCGCTGGTGCTTTTCAGCTTGTACCTGTTCAGTTTCGCCGCTGCCTTCATCACCGCGCTGCTGTTCAAAAATCGTTTCCAGAACAACGAGCCGTTCATCCTCGAATTGCCGCCCTACCGCTTCCCTACCCTCCGCCAGATGGTTCTGCGCGGCTGGCACGAAGTCCGCCATTTCCTTAATCGCGCCAGCAAGTTCATCATCGCCGGCGTGGTGCTGGTATGGCTGCTGACGCATTTTCCCCAGAATGTGGCACCGGGCAGCCTCGACACTTGGGCCGGGATGATCGGCCAGTTCATGGAACCGGTACTCGCGCCCATCGGCATCGACCAGCATCTTGCTATCGCCCTGATTTTCGGTTTTGTCGCCAAGGAAATCGTTGTCGGCTCGCTGGCGGTGATCTACGGCCTCGAAGGTTCGGCGCTGACTGGCATGATGGCGCAGCAACTGGATTGGGTGCAGGCATACAGCTTCATGCTGTTCACCCTGATTTATACGCCCTGCCTGTCCACCATCGCCACGATCCGCAGCGAATCGAAGAGCATGCCCTACACCTTGTTCGCCGTTGGCTTTCCCCTGGGGCTGGCATGGCTGTTGAGTTTCGCCTTTTACCAGACCGCCAGGGCATTGGGTTATTAA
- the eno gene encoding phosphopyruvate hydratase — translation MSAIVDVIAREILDSRGNPTIETDVLLESGIIGRAAVPSGASTGSKEAVELRDGDKQRYFGKGVLKAVENVNTEICEAIIGLDAEEQTFIDRTLIELDGTENKGRLGANALLSVSLAVAKAAAEESGLPLYRYLGGAGPKRLPVPMINIINGGAHASNSSDIQEFMIIPVGSTSFREALRCGAEIFHTLKSILGKRGLATTVGDEGGFAPRLSSNEEALQFIMEAIEKAGYLPGSDVVIGLDCASTEFYRDGKYILKADNLELSAAQFTDYLAAWTDKYPILSVEDGMAENDWEGWGMLTERMGKSIQLVGDDLFVTNTKILREGIQKHVANSVLIKVNQIGTLTETFAAIEMAKHAGYTTVISHRSGETEDTTIADIAVATNAMQIKTGSISRSERIAKYNQLLRIEEELGDAASYAGREAFYQLS, via the coding sequence ATGAGTGCAATTGTAGATGTAATCGCTAGAGAAATTCTGGATTCCCGTGGCAACCCGACCATAGAAACCGACGTATTGCTCGAGTCCGGCATCATCGGGCGGGCTGCCGTACCCTCCGGCGCGTCCACGGGGAGCAAGGAAGCGGTTGAGTTGCGTGATGGCGACAAGCAGCGCTATTTTGGCAAGGGCGTGCTGAAAGCCGTTGAAAATGTGAACACCGAAATCTGCGAAGCGATCATCGGTCTGGATGCCGAAGAACAGACGTTTATCGACCGAACTCTGATCGAACTCGACGGCACCGAAAACAAAGGTCGTCTGGGTGCCAATGCGTTGCTATCCGTGTCGCTGGCTGTAGCCAAGGCCGCCGCCGAGGAATCCGGTTTGCCGCTTTACCGTTACCTGGGCGGTGCAGGTCCGAAGAGGCTGCCCGTGCCGATGATCAACATCATCAACGGCGGCGCGCACGCCAGCAACAGCTCTGACATCCAGGAATTCATGATCATCCCGGTGGGTAGCACCAGTTTCCGTGAAGCGCTGCGTTGCGGCGCCGAAATCTTCCACACCCTGAAAAGCATCCTGGGCAAGCGCGGCCTGGCCACTACCGTGGGCGACGAAGGCGGCTTCGCACCACGCCTCTCCTCCAACGAGGAAGCACTGCAATTCATCATGGAAGCCATCGAAAAGGCGGGCTACCTGCCGGGCTCGGATGTGGTGATCGGTCTGGATTGCGCCAGTACGGAATTCTACAGGGACGGAAAATACATCCTCAAGGCCGACAACCTGGAACTGAGTGCAGCCCAGTTTACCGATTATCTTGCTGCCTGGACCGACAAGTATCCGATCCTCAGCGTCGAGGACGGCATGGCCGAGAATGACTGGGAAGGTTGGGGCATGCTGACCGAGCGCATGGGCAAATCGATTCAGCTGGTGGGAGACGACTTGTTCGTCACCAACACCAAAATCCTGCGCGAAGGCATCCAGAAGCACGTTGCCAATTCCGTCCTGATCAAGGTCAACCAGATCGGCACGCTGACCGAAACCTTCGCCGCCATCGAAATGGCCAAACACGCCGGTTACACCACCGTGATCTCGCATCGCTCCGGCGAAACCGAAGACACCACCATCGCTGATATCGCCGTGGCTACCAATGCCATGCAGATCAAAACTGGCTCGATCAGCCGCTCCGAACGTATCGCCAAGTACAACCAACTGCTGCGGATCGAGGAAGAACTGGGTGACGCAGCGAGCTACGCGGGTCGAGAGGCTTTTTACCAACTAAGTTAA
- a CDS encoding sensor domain-containing protein: protein MITPNIPERKGVDFTQEALATLFQQLTERIREVFWIVSPDWQEVIYISPGYEKIWGRSCESLYARPLYWQDSVVDADREQVIAAMMSIKSTGDLSDVAFPEYRIRRPDGSERWICARTFPLFDAEGNFHRIAGIAEDITECEQAEAGLRESEDFVKAIADHIPALLGYWTPELRYTFASKEYTKLFGHTEEEMQGIRIQDLVGDELFKEREPYIRAALRGEPNSFEGKLPKPDSETLHVLAQYIPHKVNGQVQGVFGLVTDITAIKRSQEQLRVSDAALKAVSQGVVIRDPGQCILSANDAFSSITGYSPTEIIGSDYCLLVGPLTDPQQADRIRMAFKNGTEFSGDILHYRKDGSAFWNELTISPVRNEQGHLTHFVGITRDITERKHTEAALSIAAAAFESQEGMMITDANSVILQVNRAFTEISGYTTEEVVGQTPRLFKSGRHNADFYAEMWDCIKCTGGWQGEIWDRRKNGEIYPKWLTITAVKSDDGTITHYVGAHTDISTRKAKEDVIKNMAFYDPLTQLPNRHLLNDRLSQAMAASKRSGYYSALMFLDLDNFKPLNDTHGHIAGDLLLIEAADRLNKCVREMDTVARFGGDEFVVMLNGLDTDEAESTSQAEIVAEKIRIALSEPYWLTIKHEGGIDSTMKYHCTASIGVSLFFNYEASQGDILKRADMAMYQAKKSGRNLIRFHDSKA, encoded by the coding sequence ATGATCACACCAAATATCCCTGAGAGAAAGGGAGTTGATTTTACGCAGGAAGCATTGGCGACACTTTTCCAACAACTGACGGAGCGCATCCGGGAAGTCTTCTGGATCGTTTCCCCAGATTGGCAAGAGGTCATCTATATCAGTCCAGGTTACGAGAAAATCTGGGGTCGGTCTTGCGAGAGCCTCTATGCCAGACCACTGTATTGGCAGGATTCCGTCGTTGATGCAGACCGCGAACAAGTCATTGCTGCGATGATGAGCATAAAAAGCACCGGAGACCTGTCTGATGTCGCCTTCCCGGAGTATCGAATACGCCGACCTGATGGCTCTGAACGGTGGATATGCGCGCGCACCTTTCCCCTCTTTGATGCAGAAGGGAATTTTCATCGAATCGCCGGAATTGCTGAAGACATCACCGAGTGCGAACAAGCCGAGGCAGGGCTAAGGGAGAGCGAAGATTTCGTAAAGGCAATTGCCGACCATATTCCCGCCCTACTGGGGTACTGGACCCCGGAGCTTCGTTACACCTTTGCGAGCAAAGAATACACTAAATTATTTGGCCACACAGAGGAGGAAATGCAGGGTATCCGGATACAGGATCTGGTGGGTGATGAACTGTTTAAGGAACGCGAACCCTACATTCGCGCTGCATTGCGTGGCGAACCCAATTCGTTTGAAGGCAAACTGCCCAAGCCCGATAGTGAAACCCTGCACGTTTTGGCCCAATACATACCGCACAAAGTAAATGGCCAAGTGCAGGGTGTTTTTGGGTTGGTCACTGACATTACGGCGATCAAGCGGAGCCAAGAACAGCTTCGGGTTAGCGATGCGGCCCTGAAAGCGGTCTCTCAAGGCGTAGTCATCAGGGATCCAGGCCAGTGCATCCTCTCGGCGAATGATGCCTTTTCCTCGATCACTGGCTACAGTCCGACAGAAATCATTGGCAGTGATTACTGCTTATTGGTAGGGCCGCTTACAGATCCACAGCAGGCCGATCGGATACGCATGGCTTTTAAGAATGGCACGGAATTCTCCGGCGACATTCTCCACTATCGCAAAGACGGCAGCGCATTCTGGAATGAGCTGACGATCTCTCCTGTGCGCAACGAGCAAGGGCATTTGACCCACTTTGTCGGCATCACTCGCGACATCACCGAACGCAAACACACAGAAGCAGCGCTCAGCATTGCCGCTGCGGCTTTTGAATCGCAGGAAGGCATGATGATCACTGATGCCAACAGTGTGATTCTACAGGTCAACCGCGCCTTCACCGAAATCTCGGGCTACACAACAGAGGAAGTTGTGGGCCAGACCCCGCGCCTGTTCAAATCAGGTCGTCACAATGCGGACTTTTATGCCGAAATGTGGGACTGCATCAAGTGCACGGGGGGTTGGCAGGGTGAAATCTGGGACCGGCGAAAGAATGGTGAAATCTATCCGAAATGGCTGACCATCACGGCAGTGAAATCGGATGACGGAACCATTACCCACTACGTCGGTGCGCACACCGACATCTCCACTCGCAAGGCGAAGGAAGACGTGATCAAGAACATGGCTTTCTATGATCCGTTGACCCAATTGCCGAACCGGCATCTGCTTAACGACCGCTTGAGTCAGGCCATGGCAGCCAGTAAGCGCAGTGGTTACTATAGTGCACTGATGTTTCTTGATTTGGATAATTTCAAGCCCCTCAATGATACGCATGGGCATATAGCCGGCGACTTGCTGTTGATTGAAGCTGCGGATCGCCTGAATAAATGTGTGCGCGAGATGGACACAGTGGCGCGCTTTGGTGGTGATGAGTTTGTCGTGATGCTCAATGGACTGGATACGGATGAAGCCGAATCGACTTCCCAAGCTGAGATAGTTGCGGAAAAAATCCGTATTGCGTTATCCGAACCCTATTGGTTGACCATCAAGCACGAGGGAGGAATTGATTCCACCATGAAATATCATTGCACGGCGAGCATCGGCGTGTCCTTGTTTTTCAACTATGAAGCCAGCCAGGGCGACATTCTCAAGAGAGCTGATATGGCAATGTATCAAGCCAAAAAGTCAGGGAGAAATTTGATTCGGTTTCATGACTCGAAAGCTTGA
- the kdsA gene encoding 3-deoxy-8-phosphooctulonate synthase, giving the protein MKLCGFEVGLDQPLFLIAGPCVIESRQMALDTAGALKEICAGLGINFIYKSSYDKANRSSSKSFRGKGMDDGLKILDEVKCQIKVPVLTDVHAIEEIAPVAAVVDVLQTPAFLCRQTDFIHAAASAGKPVNIKKGQFLAPWDMKNVVDKAREASGQENIMVCERGVSFGYNNLVSDMRSLMVMRETGCPVVFDATHSVQLPGGQGDKSGGQREFVPVLARAAVASGISGLFMETHPNPEQALSDGPNAWPLDKIRGLLETLKQLDALVKKQGFAEQEC; this is encoded by the coding sequence ATGAAGTTATGTGGTTTTGAAGTCGGTCTGGACCAGCCCCTGTTCCTGATCGCCGGCCCCTGCGTGATCGAATCTAGGCAGATGGCGCTGGATACCGCCGGAGCGCTGAAGGAGATTTGCGCTGGCCTGGGGATCAATTTCATCTATAAATCGTCCTATGACAAGGCCAACAGAAGCTCATCAAAATCATTTCGTGGCAAAGGGATGGATGATGGACTTAAGATTCTGGATGAGGTTAAATGTCAGATCAAAGTGCCTGTCCTGACCGACGTGCATGCCATCGAGGAAATCGCGCCAGTTGCGGCGGTGGTGGACGTACTGCAAACCCCCGCTTTCCTGTGCCGCCAGACCGATTTCATCCACGCAGCGGCAAGCGCGGGCAAGCCGGTCAACATCAAAAAAGGGCAGTTCCTTGCCCCTTGGGACATGAAAAACGTTGTCGACAAAGCCCGGGAGGCGAGCGGCCAAGAAAACATCATGGTTTGCGAGCGTGGCGTGTCGTTCGGCTACAATAATCTGGTTTCCGACATGCGATCCCTGATGGTCATGCGTGAAACAGGCTGTCCGGTCGTGTTTGATGCGACCCATTCGGTGCAACTTCCCGGTGGGCAGGGTGATAAAAGCGGCGGGCAGCGCGAATTTGTGCCGGTGCTGGCCAGGGCAGCGGTTGCCAGCGGAATTTCCGGCCTATTCATGGAAACCCATCCCAATCCCGAGCAAGCCTTGTCCGACGGACCTAACGCCTGGCCGCTGGACAAAATTCGCGGCTTACTGGAAACCCTGAAGCAACTGGATGCGCTGGTAAAGAAACAAGGATTCGCCGAACAGGAATGCTGA